The uncultured Sphaerochaeta sp. genome includes the window TCAACTTGGCCGTGACCTTGCAACCCAAGGCAAGAGTGCCATCATTGAGGAAGAGCTTCATCTAAGCAGTGATACGATCAAGGACCTGATCAGGGACTTGCAGCTCACGGAGAAGGACCTGAAACAGATAGAATATCAGTTTGAGGATACCTGTGAGAATATCCTGATTCATTCCACCAAGATCAAGTATGGTCAGAAGATGATGAAGGATGCGAAGGATAGGTTGATCAGGGCAAACTTGCGTCTGGTTGTCTCCATCGCTAAGAAATATACCAACCGTGGCTTGCACTTCTTTGACTTGGTTCAGGAAGGCAATATTGGATTGATCAAGGCAGTCGAGAAGTTTGAATACCGCAAGGGTTTCAAGTTCTCTACCTATGCCACGTGGTGGATCCGCCAGGCAATTACCCGTTCGATCAGTGATCAGGCAAGAACCATCAGGGTTCCCGTACACATGATCGAACAGATCAACAAGGTGGTACGGGAGTCAAGGATGCTTATGCAATCCTTGGGTCGTGAACCCACCGATGAGGAAGTGGCTGAGAAGCTGGGCTGGACCGAGATCAAGGTCAAGGCAGTCAAGAATGTTGCCCGTGAGCCAATCAGCCTTGAGACTCCTGTTGGTGAAGAGGAAGACTCCTTGCTCAGTGATTTCATTGAGGACAAGGAAGTCGAGAATCCAGCCACACAGACAGCATATGCACTGCTGCAGGAACAGCTGAAGGACGTTTTGGCTACACTTCCTGCAAGAGAGCAGGAAGTACTGAAAATGCGATTCGGACTCGATGATGGGTATTCATTGACACTCGAGGAAGTTGGGTTGTATTTTGAGGTAACAAGGGAACGTATCCGCCAGATTGAAGCAAAAGCTTTGAGAAGGCTCAGACATCCCAAGCGAAGTAGGAAATTGAAGGATTTCATTTGAGAGATACAGGGAGAAGATGATGGAAGAAGCAGAAGTATTTGCACGACTCAACCAGCTGCAGGAAGACCTTAGTGACCGTTTTGCGCTTGAGGATGAGATTGTCAAGTTGCCAAGGGATTTGAAGGTCAAGCAGGAGCTGCTCGACAAGATTAACCTTGAATATATTGAGGAACATACGAGAAGTGAAGCAGCCAAGGATGATCTGAAAAGCCTTCACATCCAGTATGATGATGCAGTATTGGCTCGTGAAAACTCTGAGAAGCAGATGGAGTTGATCAGTACCCAGCGTGAATTTGAGGCGTTGGAGAAAGAGATCAAGGATGCTGCAGCAAAGGAACAGAGTCTGCTCAAGCAGTTGCATGTGAAAGAGAAGCAGGTCAACGAGTATAGTGAACGCCTTACTGAAAAAGAGCAGTTGATGTCACTCCAGAAACAGGAAGTTGACAGCGAGGCAAGCAAGATTGAATCCCTGCTTGATGAGAAACGGAAGGAACTTGAAGCACTTGAGAAAAAGTGCCTTAGTTACATTGGTGGTGACATTGATGAAGACCTGTACAACAAGTTCTGCAATATTGTGAAGAACAAGAAAGGAAAAGGGATTGTTCCCATCCATGGATTGGTATGCCAGGGCTGTCATATCGTTCTTCCAAACCAGTTCGTCAATGAGGTCAGGGAAGCAAAGGAAATTGAATTCTGCCCGTACTGCAGTCGTATTCTCTTTTATGAGGAAGCTGAAGGTGCAGAAGAGAAGTTCCGCAAGCATGTTGAAGATGTGGATATTGAGGAAGGCGGGCTTTCCGACTTTGTCGATAGCAGTGAATTCGACGATTTGCTCTAGGTTTTTTTCAAGGTAGGCTAGATGATCGCGGGCGGCTACCAGCCGCTTGAGGAAAGTCCGGGCTCCATAGGACATGACGCCGGGTAACACCCGGGAGCGGTAACGCTATAGAGAGCACCACAGAAAAAATACCGCCGGTTTTCCGGTAAGGGTGAAATGGTGGGGTAAGAGCCCACCGCACCACTGGCAACAGGGGTGGCAGGGTAAGCCTCGTCAGGAGCAAAACCAAGCAGCAGGTGGGTTGTCCGCCCTGAACCTGCGGGTCGGTTGCTAAAGAGCCTTGGCAACAAGGTTCTTGGATAGATGATCATCACAAACAGAACCCGGCTTATTGCTTGCCTTGTTTTATGATAGACAGGAGAACAGAGGATGAAGAAAACACGATTGTGGAAGCTCCTTCTGTTCTCCTTTTTTCTTGTTTTGCTGTTTTCTTCCTGTGCAAAAGATGCTTCCTCCTTGCAGGAGCTTGCACAGCGAGGGGAATGGGATGCCTTATACCGTGCAGCAAAAAAGGATTTCAGGGAAACCTACAGAAGCGGTAGCCTTTACTATCTTGCACTTGCGCAGGCTGAGCGTGGTGATAACAAATCGGCATTGCAGAGCCTTGATTTGTATCAGGAGATAACAGGAGAAGAAGGAGCCAGTATGGCGGCCCGGAACCTGATGCTTATTCTCGCTGACCGTGAAGGCTATGCAGAGCTCGTTGTTGGGCAAGCCGCGTTCCTTGATGAGGCTGGTGCCCTGGGGACTCAGGGAGCGAGAGCCTACTATCAGGCACTGATGGCCCTTGGTCGCTCTCAGGAGGCAGCCATGGTATTTGCCACCTACCTCAGGCAGCAGTTGGATGACAGGGAGTATGCACTTTTGCTGCTCGAGGCAGAAGCACCCCTTGGACAGATACGAGATGCACTTGGGGATCTGGAAAATGGAGAAGCAGTGTCTCTGCTTGCTACTATTGCTTCTCAGCTACCATCAAAGGCATGGGCACAGACGCTGGTCCCCCTTGCTCAGGAGTATGAGCAGGCAGACCTGACCACGCAGGAGAGACAGATGCTGTATGCATCTTTAGCTACACTTTGTACACAAGCAGATTTCAGGGTTCTGGCCAATAAATACCAGACCTTGTCAATGGAATGAATATATAGAGAAAGGATTGAGAATGAATATACTTGAGGCATTAGCCGACGATCTGGTAATGGTTGCACAACCAAGCCGATATACTGGTGGAGAATTCCACTATGGTAAGAAGAACATGGGTGCTGTGGATTTCCATGCAGCAATCTGTTTCCCTGATCTCTATGAGATAGGGATGAGCAACAATGCCGTGAGAATCCTCTACGATCTTCTGAACCGGATGGAACATGTGCATTGTGACCGGGTTTTTTCCGTTGCCCCTGACTTTGAGGAATTGCTGAGAAAGAAACAGCTTCCCCTTTATACCTTGGATCTGCATAAGCCATTGTATGAGTTGGATTTGTTGGGTATATCCATCGGGTATGAATTATGTGCAACCAATGTACTCCAGGTATTGGAACTTGGGCAAATACCTCTCAGGAGCAAGGACCGCGGGGATGAGCATCCTATTGTCATTCTTGGAGGCCCTGCGGTAACCAATCCCCTGCCATTCTCCCCGTTTGTGGATTTTGTTTTCATTGGTGAGGCTGAGGGTGGCTTGGAACAAGTGGTCCAGGCCATGAGAAAAGCCAGGGAGCAAGGCAATGGAAGAGTGGAAACACTCAAGATGCTCCAGGAGTTCCCGTTCCTCTGGTCACCAGAGAAGAAGCGATCCTTGCGATTCATTGATGACTCCTTCGGGCTTAAGCGTGATGCCCGATACCAGCACTATGTGGTTCCTTCCTTCAAGGTAGCCCAGGATAATGGGGTTGTGGAGATCATGAGAGGATGTCCCAACGGCTGTCGTTTCTGTCATGCAGGACAGTACTACAAACCATACAGGCAGAAGCTCTATGAAACCATCAAGGAAGAGGTGAGTCAGTATGTCGATACGTTGGGATACCGGGAGGTAACCCTTAGTTCTCTCTCCAGTGGGGACCATCCCTATATCAAGGAGATGATCGAGACACTGAATGCAGAGTTTGCTTCCAAGCATGTCTCCTTTGCCCTGCCCAGCTTGAAGGTCAACTCCTTCTCCTTGGGAATCCTCGAGCAGTTGAGTGAGGTACGTAAGAGTGGGCTGACCTTTGCCATCGAGACACCCAAAGAGTCATGGCAGCTTGCCATGAACAAGCCTGTCCCCTTGGAACAGGTTATTGGCATTGCCAAGGAGGCGAAGAGCAGAGGGTGGAAACTGGCAAAATTCTACTTCATGATTGGCCTTCCTGTAGTAGACCGAGAGGAAGAGAACCAAGCAATTGTGGACTACCTTGGGGCAATCTGGGATGAGACCCATATACGGATGAATATCAACGTCGGCACATTCATCCCCAAGCCGCATACCCCATTCCAGTGGTGTGGACAGCTCACCCCTGAACAGAGCTACCAACAGCTGAGCCAGTTGAAGAAAATGATCAATGAGCGGATCAAGGGATGCAAGGTAAGTTACCACGAACCGAGCGTTAGTTATCTTGAGGGTCTGATCAGCAGGGGCGATGCTCGGTATGCAGATGTGATTGAGGATGCTTACCAGAAGGGGTGCCGCCTGGATGCATGGAATGAGTACCTCCAGTATGATCTTTGGAAAGAGGCTATTGCTGAAGCTCCCTACAATCCAGAGGAAGCTATTTTCAAGGACTATGATGTTGATGAGGAGTTGCCCTGGGATTCTGTTTCCTTGCGTGTCGGAAAGAAATTTCTCAAGGAAGAGTGGGATAGGGCGAAGAATTTACTCTTAACCGATCGTTGCTACGATGTCTGTGAACATCAGTGTGGAGCATGCTCCACTGCCCATCAGGTAGTGGATGTAATCCACAAGGATCCCATTCTTGAGCAAAAGAAAGATGTGAAACCTGTAGAAACTAACCTGTCTCATCCAGTTCAAGCCGACACGGTACAGACGGTGATTCGCTATTCCAGACATGGCTCTGCGCTCTATGTAAGCCATATCAATGCGATGAGAAACTTTGAGATGGCATTCCAGCGCTCAGCGCTTGATGTGCAGTTCACCCAAGGATTCAATCCCAAGCCTAAGCTTGAGTTTGTGAACCCCCTTTCCATTGGAATCGCTGGTGAAGAAGAGGTAATGCTCGCAGAATTGGTGGACGACGGAACGCTGGATGAGGAAAAGGTGAGAGGAGAGTTGCAACAAACCCTTAACGAAGGATACGCAATCCTGGATGTATTATTCCTGAGGGGACCGAAAAAGCAGACGCTTGCCAAGCACCTGAAAGGAAGCCTGTTCAGCATCGACACCAAAGGTGAGGAACCGTACACAGAGATTTTGGAGAAACGTTTGCAAGCATCTGATACCTCCCTGGAAGTAACCAAGGGAGATACACCTCACCATTACATGGTTCGTATTACTGGGGAACGTAACCTGATCAAATTGCTCTTCGGTTCTGATGTTGACAAGTTTCTGATTGCAAGCAAGCTTACGATCAAGCGAGAGAAGCTCTTTGCAGGATCTTGGGACACTGGATATGTAGAGTATTTACGCTCAATCCAATAGTTGTTCGGTTCTTCTCAGGCAATCGTGTGGCCCCACCATCATCAGGATATCTCCGGCGACCATTCGTTCAAGCGGTCCCGGGGATAGGTTGATCACCCCATCCCTGCGGATGGCTACGATGGTGGCACCGGTTTCCTGCCAGAAACGCAGCTCCCCCAGGTTTTTCCCGATAGCCTTGCTCTCCTCAGCTATGGTGTATTCATAGAGTGGGAATGGATTGGATTCCCGGAATCGGTTGTTCATAGTAAAAAGCTGTTTTGCGGTGGAATACAGCTCACGGTTCAGGGACTCCTGCTCGTTCAGGATTTCCCTCATTCTTTGCAACAGGGATCGTCCTTCATCATGCTTGTGATGTTTCTTGATATAGGTCTTTGCTTTCTCTGTGCTGAGTACACGAACACCGCTGTTGTGCATGACATGAACCACCTCGAGCTCCTCCAGGAGGGCGAAGGCTCTTCTGATGGTCTCAGGGGATACTCCGTATTCACTGGACATGAGTGAACGTCCAGAGAGCCGAGTCCCTTCATCGATCTCATTATTGGCGATTCTCTTCGCAATATCATAGGCGATTCGCTCGTAGATGGCTCCGCCTTCTTTTTTTCGTTCTCTCTTTGCACGAGTGTTCTTATCTGCTGTATTATCCATACGCCATTCCTTCTAGCGGGTTTCCTCGCTCTTGACCTCCTTCCAAAGTTGATCCATCTCATCAAGATGTTCCTGATCCAATGGTACGTTTTTTTGCTTTGCCAGTTGATAGAGCGCATTGAAACGACCACGCATCTTCTGGTTTGAACGATGCAAGGCAACTGAGGGATTGTAGCCCAGGAACCGGGTTAGGTTGACGGTGGCAAACAGCAGATCTCCCAGCTCCATTTCCAAGTCTTCATCCGCATTATCCTGATGGTCTTTTGCCTGTAGTACTTCGCTGAGTTCTTCTTCTACCTTTTCTACCACCCCATCTACATGAGGCCAATCAAACCCAACTTTCCGGATTTTCTTCTGGATCTCATTAGCCATTTCGAGAGGGGGTAGGGAGGAGGGCACCCTGCTGAAAAAATCATCATCCTTGCTCTGTTTGCCTTCAACATTGGTCTTGATGGCGTTCCAGAGGTCAATGACTTCACCGGAGGAACTGACTTCAGCAGTGGAGAATACATGGGGGTGTCTTCTTATGAGCTTTTCACAGACATCATTGAGTGCCTGAACAACAGAAAAATCATCCTGTTCCTCGTGGATCTCCAGCAACATCATTGCATTAAGTAGTACATCACCCAGTTCTTCCTTCTGTCCAGGGAGATCCTGTTTGCTAACCTCATCGATATACTCATAGGTTTCATCAAGCAGGTTCTCTGCAACACTCTTGGATGTTTGTTCCCTGTCCCATGGACATCCCTCTTCGCTCCTGAGCAGGGTGACGATGGCATGGAGCTGCATCAGAGCGTCTGGTAATAAGTCTTTTTTTTCAAAGGTGAAGTCAATCATATACATTAGTATAACGATTCCGGACAATCTTGAGAACCGATAGACCAAAGTGGTTGACATGTAGTGCATACTGTATATACTGTATATGAACAGAAAGGAGAAAACAGCCTTGGACATCATTCTTTCGAATGCAAACCCCGATCCCATCTATGCACAAATTGCAGAACAAATACGTTCACAGATTGTTTCCGGGGTCTTGAAGGAGGGTTCGTTGCTTCCATCCATCAGGGTGTTGGCAAAGGAACTGAGGATCAGCGTCATCACCACAAAACGTGCGTATGATGAATTGGAGAAGGAAGGATATATCCAGACCATTGCTGCAAAGGGAAGCTATGTAGCCTCCCGTAATCATGAGCAGATCAAGGAGGAGTACCTGAGAAAAATAGAGGAACATATGAGGGCAATCATGTTGCTCGCAGATTTCTTGGATCTCGGGGAAGATGAACTTGGAATGATGTATGCATTGTTGAAGCGGGGAGATGCTTAAGATGGAACAGGCTATCATATGCAGGGATTTGAAAAAACAACTAGGAAATTTCACCCTCGAATACCAGGAATTCTCTGTTGCACAGGGTACGGTGCATGGGCTCATAGGAGCAAATGGAAGTGGAAAAACCACAACCCTAAAGCTTCTGCTGGGGCTATTGCGACAGGATGCTGGGGAAGTTACGGTTCTTGGCAGTACGAATATTGGATTGGATGACCAGACAAGGAACTCCATAGGCTTCATGGTGGAAGATGCTGGTATTCCAAGCATGCTTAACCCGAATGAACTAGGAAGGGTGTTTCAAGGTCTCTACGCAAACTGGGATGCTTCTTACTATCAACAACTCCTAAGACAATTCCATCTTGACCCAAAAAAAACCTATAGGAAGTGTTCAAGGGGCATGAAAGTAAAGGTACAACTGGCAATTGCACTGAGTCATCGCTCAAAGCTCCTGATTCTCGATGAGCCAACCAGCGGACTGGATCCTGTGAGCAGGGATGAGATCATAACGTTGCTCTCCCGTTACAGTGAAGATGAGGATCACACGATTCTTATCAGCAGCCATATTACCAGTGATCTGGAGAAGCTTTGCGATTATGTGACATTTCTGGAAGACGGGAAGATTCGTTTATCCAGTGAGAAAGATGAACTGCTTGAACGGTATAGATTGGTACAGATCCCTTCCACAAGGATTGCTGATATTGAACCCAATGTGATAAAGGGTAGGAAAGATGGCCAGTTCCAGAGTGAATTCCTGATGAGGAGTGAGGATGTTCCTCAATTTGGTGAGGTCCAACGTGTCACCCTGGAGCAAATCATCATCATGCTTTCGGTTGGGGGGGACTGGTCATGAATACAGTAATTACATTGATGTTGAAAGATATATATGTGTTGAAGAGAAAATCTGAGCACACACTGTTTATTATTCTTTTCTTTGCAGTGTTTGCAGGTTTACAGGGCGGATTCCTCTATACGGCAATGTGTACCATGATGATGGTAATGCTCACCCTTACCACGTTTGCCTACGACCAGAGTGATGGTTGGGAAGCGTATGTCTCTGCACTCCCTGTATCCAGGAAGGCGGTAGTCCAGAGCAAATATTTGTTTGGATTTCTCACGGTAGCCGTTTCTATTCTGTTGGTTTTGTTTTCCACTGTTATTTTCAATGGTTTTGAGGGTGAAATACTACTCAATGCATTGACTGTTCAGCTTTTGCTTGGGCTATTCTTCATTTCCC containing:
- a CDS encoding ABC-2 transporter permease, which codes for MNTVITLMLKDIYVLKRKSEHTLFIILFFAVFAGLQGGFLYTAMCTMMMVMLTLTTFAYDQSDGWEAYVSALPVSRKAVVQSKYLFGFLTVAVSILLVLFSTVIFNGFEGEILLNALTVQLLLGLFFISLNYPLILKFGFEKSRVWYILITFLIVGAGSALTTVASKAGPQNNASVTIFAGILVFGLLILSYFISLRIINRKEFIEI
- the mazG gene encoding nucleoside triphosphate pyrophosphohydrolase gives rise to the protein MIDFTFEKKDLLPDALMQLHAIVTLLRSEEGCPWDREQTSKSVAENLLDETYEYIDEVSKQDLPGQKEELGDVLLNAMMLLEIHEEQDDFSVVQALNDVCEKLIRRHPHVFSTAEVSSSGEVIDLWNAIKTNVEGKQSKDDDFFSRVPSSLPPLEMANEIQKKIRKVGFDWPHVDGVVEKVEEELSEVLQAKDHQDNADEDLEMELGDLLFATVNLTRFLGYNPSVALHRSNQKMRGRFNALYQLAKQKNVPLDQEHLDEMDQLWKEVKSEETR
- a CDS encoding TrkA C-terminal domain-containing protein, whose protein sequence is MDNTADKNTRAKRERKKEGGAIYERIAYDIAKRIANNEIDEGTRLSGRSLMSSEYGVSPETIRRAFALLEELEVVHVMHNSGVRVLSTEKAKTYIKKHHKHDEGRSLLQRMREILNEQESLNRELYSTAKQLFTMNNRFRESNPFPLYEYTIAEESKAIGKNLGELRFWQETGATIVAIRRDGVINLSPGPLERMVAGDILMMVGPHDCLRRTEQLLD
- a CDS encoding ABC transporter ATP-binding protein; the protein is MEQAIICRDLKKQLGNFTLEYQEFSVAQGTVHGLIGANGSGKTTTLKLLLGLLRQDAGEVTVLGSTNIGLDDQTRNSIGFMVEDAGIPSMLNPNELGRVFQGLYANWDASYYQQLLRQFHLDPKKTYRKCSRGMKVKVQLAIALSHRSKLLILDEPTSGLDPVSRDEIITLLSRYSEDEDHTILISSHITSDLEKLCDYVTFLEDGKIRLSSEKDELLERYRLVQIPSTRIADIEPNVIKGRKDGQFQSEFLMRSEDVPQFGEVQRVTLEQIIIMLSVGGDWS
- a CDS encoding TIGR03936 family radical SAM-associated protein, translated to MNILEALADDLVMVAQPSRYTGGEFHYGKKNMGAVDFHAAICFPDLYEIGMSNNAVRILYDLLNRMEHVHCDRVFSVAPDFEELLRKKQLPLYTLDLHKPLYELDLLGISIGYELCATNVLQVLELGQIPLRSKDRGDEHPIVILGGPAVTNPLPFSPFVDFVFIGEAEGGLEQVVQAMRKAREQGNGRVETLKMLQEFPFLWSPEKKRSLRFIDDSFGLKRDARYQHYVVPSFKVAQDNGVVEIMRGCPNGCRFCHAGQYYKPYRQKLYETIKEEVSQYVDTLGYREVTLSSLSSGDHPYIKEMIETLNAEFASKHVSFALPSLKVNSFSLGILEQLSEVRKSGLTFAIETPKESWQLAMNKPVPLEQVIGIAKEAKSRGWKLAKFYFMIGLPVVDREEENQAIVDYLGAIWDETHIRMNINVGTFIPKPHTPFQWCGQLTPEQSYQQLSQLKKMINERIKGCKVSYHEPSVSYLEGLISRGDARYADVIEDAYQKGCRLDAWNEYLQYDLWKEAIAEAPYNPEEAIFKDYDVDEELPWDSVSLRVGKKFLKEEWDRAKNLLLTDRCYDVCEHQCGACSTAHQVVDVIHKDPILEQKKDVKPVETNLSHPVQADTVQTVIRYSRHGSALYVSHINAMRNFEMAFQRSALDVQFTQGFNPKPKLEFVNPLSIGIAGEEEVMLAELVDDGTLDEEKVRGELQQTLNEGYAILDVLFLRGPKKQTLAKHLKGSLFSIDTKGEEPYTEILEKRLQASDTSLEVTKGDTPHHYMVRITGERNLIKLLFGSDVDKFLIASKLTIKREKLFAGSWDTGYVEYLRSIQ
- a CDS encoding GntR family transcriptional regulator; translation: MNRKEKTALDIILSNANPDPIYAQIAEQIRSQIVSGVLKEGSLLPSIRVLAKELRISVITTKRAYDELEKEGYIQTIAAKGSYVASRNHEQIKEEYLRKIEEHMRAIMLLADFLDLGEDELGMMYALLKRGDA
- a CDS encoding C4-type zinc ribbon domain-containing protein codes for the protein MEEAEVFARLNQLQEDLSDRFALEDEIVKLPRDLKVKQELLDKINLEYIEEHTRSEAAKDDLKSLHIQYDDAVLARENSEKQMELISTQREFEALEKEIKDAAAKEQSLLKQLHVKEKQVNEYSERLTEKEQLMSLQKQEVDSEASKIESLLDEKRKELEALEKKCLSYIGGDIDEDLYNKFCNIVKNKKGKGIVPIHGLVCQGCHIVLPNQFVNEVREAKEIEFCPYCSRILFYEEAEGAEEKFRKHVEDVDIEEGGLSDFVDSSEFDDLL